The Shewanella mangrovisoli genome has a window encoding:
- a CDS encoding 6-pyruvoyl trahydropterin synthase family protein, with protein MQLFVKDLTVIDFSYLCPKRGMVGESWIVDVVLEGCLDEQNMVLDFAKVKRTIKQTIDAVADHRLLVPTAYSGVRWQQQGDRVWMDFDSALGEIHLACPSQAFALVPSEQIDIPSVNAFLQKALRETLPDNVEGISLTLRHEILNSPYYHYSHGLRKHDGNCQRIAHGHRSPVQVFENGIPAPKWDEYWAKRWHDIYLGSEEDLVSVKTLNLSPQTRISDDSHYGFHYQAPQGDFQLAMPKECCDLIPHDTTVELLADYMATTLVAKVPSSQFTVIAYEGVGKGAIVSKGN; from the coding sequence ATGCAACTGTTTGTTAAAGATTTAACCGTGATCGATTTTTCCTATCTTTGCCCAAAGCGTGGCATGGTGGGGGAAAGCTGGATTGTCGATGTGGTATTAGAAGGCTGTCTAGACGAGCAAAATATGGTGCTCGATTTCGCTAAAGTGAAACGAACCATTAAACAGACAATTGATGCGGTGGCTGACCATCGTTTATTGGTGCCGACTGCGTACAGTGGCGTGCGTTGGCAGCAGCAAGGCGATCGGGTATGGATGGATTTCGATAGCGCACTCGGTGAGATCCACTTAGCTTGTCCTTCCCAAGCCTTTGCACTCGTTCCATCGGAACAGATTGATATTCCAAGCGTTAATGCCTTTTTGCAAAAAGCACTGCGGGAAACTCTGCCCGATAATGTCGAAGGTATTAGCCTCACCTTAAGACATGAGATCCTGAACTCGCCTTACTATCATTACAGCCATGGTTTACGTAAACACGATGGCAATTGCCAGCGGATTGCCCATGGTCATCGCAGCCCGGTTCAAGTGTTTGAGAACGGCATTCCGGCACCGAAATGGGATGAATATTGGGCCAAGCGTTGGCACGATATCTACCTCGGTAGCGAGGAGGATTTAGTGTCAGTGAAGACCTTAAACCTATCGCCACAAACGCGGATCAGTGATGACAGCCATTATGGCTTTCACTATCAAGCGCCGCAGGGGGATTTCCAACTGGCCATGCCCAAGGAATGTTGTGATTTGATCCCGCACGATACTACGGTTGAATTGCTGGCCGACTATATGGCGACCACCTTAGTGGCAAAAGTGCCTTCAAGCCAATTTACAGTGATTGCCTACGAAGGCGTGGGGAAAGGCGCCATCGTAAGCAAAGGCAATTAA